One genomic window of Syntrophorhabdaceae bacterium includes the following:
- a CDS encoding ArsA family ATPase: MELTDITGSQVKLIMVGGKGGVGKTTCASAIALKCAMDGKRVLLISSDPAPSLSDIFEMSIGDREVRITESYELYGLEISSVGVLAKWKERFGPEIYEVVRSFADVDYDFVDYIGSAPGIEEEYMLNYIMELTESARYDMVVWDTAPAGHTVRLLKLPHLFLRHLEGATKFYMNIYSYLDKLRDTVRLKGSKKTLLEIIGSWEALSEQIVAFIRNREITKYVIVTIPEALGVRLTERVISEFEENRLIVEHMIVNHVIEDADCEFHRIRKEMQEFYIDLLRNTYKTIAISTLYLSPREIKGMKRIREVTEALFPAEPG, encoded by the coding sequence ATGGAACTCACCGACATTACAGGCTCTCAGGTAAAGCTCATCATGGTGGGCGGAAAAGGGGGCGTGGGAAAAACCACGTGCGCCTCGGCCATCGCCCTGAAATGCGCCATGGATGGGAAAAGAGTACTCCTTATTTCGAGCGACCCCGCTCCCTCCCTCTCCGACATCTTCGAAATGTCCATAGGAGACAGGGAAGTGAGGATAACGGAAAGTTACGAGCTTTACGGCCTGGAGATCTCATCCGTCGGGGTGCTCGCGAAGTGGAAGGAGCGATTCGGACCCGAGATCTATGAGGTGGTGAGGTCTTTCGCCGATGTGGATTACGATTTCGTCGATTATATCGGGAGCGCGCCGGGCATCGAAGAAGAGTACATGCTCAATTACATCATGGAGCTGACCGAGAGCGCCAGATACGACATGGTAGTCTGGGACACGGCGCCCGCCGGCCATACGGTACGGCTTCTCAAGCTTCCCCACCTCTTCCTCCGGCACCTTGAAGGGGCCACGAAATTCTACATGAACATCTATAGCTACCTCGATAAATTAAGAGATACGGTAAGGCTCAAGGGATCGAAAAAGACCCTCCTCGAAATAATCGGAAGCTGGGAAGCCCTTTCAGAACAGATCGTCGCCTTCATACGAAACCGGGAGATCACGAAATATGTGATCGTCACCATTCCCGAGGCGCTGGGCGTGAGGCTGACGGAAAGGGTGATCAGCGAATTCGAGGAGAACAGGCTCATTGTGGAGCATATGATCGTGAACCACGTCATTGAAGACGCGGATTGTGAGTTCCACAGAATAAGAAAAGAGATGCAGGAATTTTATATCGATCTCCTCAGGAATACCTACAAAACAATCGCCATTTCCACCCTCTATCTCTCTCCGAGGGAGATCAAGGGCATGAAGCGCATCAGGGAAGTGACCGAGGCGCTCTTCCCGGCGGAACCCGGATGA
- a CDS encoding DUF2293 domain-containing protein: MSTPVDTDNKDIKVFISTRDSVCAECGEELGRHAWITLAGEKGALCLECADLDHLAYLPSGDAALTRRAKKHSGLWAVILKWSRARKRYERQGLLVEENALNCAEAECLADAQAREARRIRESAKRELLDRKYVEEYSRRIRLSFPRMPQGLEKKIAEHACLKHSGRVGRSEGAKKFSEKTITLAVIAHVRHEETKYDELLMGGMERLDARAMVKDKIDRVLDIWSGES, encoded by the coding sequence ATGAGCACACCCGTGGATACCGATAATAAGGACATAAAAGTCTTCATCTCCACCCGCGACTCCGTCTGTGCGGAATGCGGGGAAGAGCTGGGCCGCCATGCCTGGATCACCCTTGCGGGCGAGAAAGGGGCCCTGTGCCTGGAATGCGCGGACCTCGACCACCTTGCCTATCTGCCTTCAGGGGATGCGGCGCTTACGCGGCGGGCAAAGAAACATTCAGGTTTGTGGGCGGTTATCCTCAAATGGTCGCGCGCCCGTAAGCGATACGAGCGGCAGGGATTGCTCGTCGAAGAGAATGCCCTTAACTGCGCCGAAGCCGAATGCCTCGCCGACGCACAGGCGAGAGAAGCCAGGAGAATAAGAGAATCCGCCAAGCGCGAGCTCCTCGACCGGAAATATGTGGAGGAATACAGCCGCCGCATCCGCCTCTCCTTTCCCCGTATGCCTCAGGGACTGGAAAAAAAGATCGCGGAGCATGCGTGCCTCAAGCATTCCGGAAGGGTCGGCCGCTCGGAAGGGGCGAAAAAGTTCAGCGAAAAGACCATCACCCTTGCGGTCATCGCCCATGTGCGTCACGAGGAGACGAAATACGACGAGCTTCTTATGGGCGGCATGGAGCGGCTCGACGCGAGGGCGATGGTGAAAGACAAAATCGACCGCGTCCTCGATATATGGAGCGGTGAATCGTAA